From Desulfuromonas soudanensis, the proteins below share one genomic window:
- a CDS encoding SRPBCC family protein yields MPKGTVRLHRVLRASPERVYRAFLDADSMAKWLPPYGFTCRVHHLDAKVGGTYKMSFTNFSSGQGHSFGGVYRELLPNERIRYTDSFDDPNLPGEMETTVTLKPVSCGTEVNIVQEGLPEAIPVEMCYLGWQESLAQLATLVEPVIPE; encoded by the coding sequence ATGCCCAAAGGAACCGTCCGACTTCACCGCGTCCTCCGGGCCAGCCCGGAACGCGTCTACCGTGCCTTTCTCGATGCCGACTCCATGGCCAAGTGGCTTCCGCCTTACGGATTCACCTGCAGGGTGCACCACCTGGATGCCAAAGTCGGCGGAACCTACAAAATGTCATTCACCAACTTCTCGTCCGGCCAGGGGCATTCCTTCGGCGGCGTGTACCGTGAACTGTTGCCCAACGAGCGCATCCGCTACACGGACAGCTTCGACGATCCGAACCTCCCCGGCGAGATGGAGACGACCGTGACCTTGAAACCCGTGTCGTGCGGAACCGAGGTGAACATCGTGCAGGAGGGGCTCCCGGAAGCGATTCCGGTGGAGATGTGCTATCTCGGATGGCAGGAATCCCTCGCCCAGCTTGCGACGCTCGTCGAGCCGGTGATTCCGGAGTGA
- a CDS encoding C-GCAxxG-C-C family (seleno)protein translates to MSEPSRREFLKTGVGVIAGAALVGGVALTGAKEAEAAVTQPFGYIPLDVETTRQLGYDGYKGIIIDGVKHAHCGFASFNAITSQLKALDPYGPYANIPPGMMDWAASGVAGFASFCGALNGACAAVGLICTPADANGFISDLLTWYTETLLPSNIVAPTGILPQSLARTTLCHNSVTNWCLASGMASGSPERSERCARLAGDVAAKTVEMLNNGRLGLPTPASKTVCVSCHYTGTDYAAGQFTRGNEDCTVCHTGIKKIPAGGHRGKS, encoded by the coding sequence ATGTCAGAACCATCGCGCAGGGAGTTTTTGAAGACGGGCGTCGGCGTCATCGCCGGGGCCGCATTGGTCGGCGGCGTCGCCTTGACCGGAGCCAAAGAGGCCGAAGCCGCAGTCACCCAACCTTTCGGATACATTCCGCTGGACGTGGAGACGACCCGGCAACTCGGCTACGACGGCTACAAGGGGATCATTATCGACGGCGTCAAACACGCCCATTGCGGCTTCGCCTCCTTCAACGCCATCACCAGTCAACTGAAGGCCCTCGATCCCTATGGCCCCTACGCCAATATTCCGCCGGGGATGATGGACTGGGCGGCCAGCGGCGTCGCCGGTTTTGCCAGCTTTTGCGGGGCGCTTAACGGCGCCTGCGCGGCGGTGGGCCTGATCTGCACCCCGGCGGATGCCAATGGCTTCATCAGCGACCTGTTGACCTGGTACACCGAGACCCTGCTGCCGAGCAACATCGTGGCCCCGACCGGGATTTTGCCGCAAAGTCTCGCCAGGACCACCCTCTGCCACAACTCCGTCACCAATTGGTGTCTCGCTTCCGGCATGGCCAGCGGCTCGCCGGAGCGCTCCGAGCGTTGCGCTCGGCTGGCCGGCGACGTCGCTGCCAAGACCGTCGAGATGCTGAACAACGGCCGCCTCGGCTTGCCGACGCCGGCCAGCAAGACCGTCTGCGTCTCCTGTCACTATACCGGGACGGATTACGCCGCCGGCCAGTTTACCCGCGGCAACGAAGACTGCACGGTCTGTCATACCGGCATCAAGAAGATTCCGGCGGGCGGGCATCGGGGCAAGTCGTAA